In the genome of Microcoleus vaginatus PCC 9802, the window TTGCCTAAGTTTTGTTTGAGATTAGGGATTATTTGATTGGAAAATTGAGATTGTGAATTAAATTATTGATTGGTGGATTAATTTGGGGATAGCTTGTAAAAGTTGGGCTTCGCTGTAAGGTTTGGTGAAGTATTGATTTGCGCCTAATTCCATTGCCATTTGCCGATGTTTTTCCCCGCTACGGGATGTCAGCATGGCTACGGGAATCTTAGCAAAGCGCTCGGTCGATCTGATCGATCGCAACAATTCAAATCCATCCATCCGGGGCATTTCAATATCGACGATCGCCAAACTGCAAGCAAGACCATTTTGCAACTTTTCCAGGGCATCCACACCGTCTTTAGCCTGTACCACCCGGTAGCGAGCACGAGTCAGCGTCAGAGACAGCAACTGGCGAATTGTATAGGAATCATCCACTACCAAAATCTGCGGTGACTGACTCGAACTCGCCGGTATCTCCTGCACTTTACCGGAGACAGCGGCGATCGAACTATTTACCCCAGGTTGGCCCACCAAATCATCCACATCCAGAATATTCACCACGCGCCCGTCCCCCAAAATCGTAGTCCCCAAAACGCCGCGAGGCTTGGAGAGAGGCGGTGGCAAAGGTTTAACCACAATTTCCTGCTGACCGATCAGCCGTTCCACGGCCACCGCCAGCATTCCTTCGGTAGAAGCCAAAACCAGGACGGGAATTTCGTCTTGGGTCAAAGGGTCAGGAGACGGGGCATCCGGCCCGAGGACGGTGTATTCGAGCAAATCTTGCATCCTCACCAAACGAATAAATTCCTCCCGCCACCACAGCATCGGCTGATTGCCGGCGATGTGAACTTCCGAGGCTTTAATGTGCAGAATTTCCTCGACTGCATCCAGTGGCACTGCTATTTTATTGTGATCGGTCTTCACCATCAAAGCATCAGTAATCGACAGTAGCAGTGGCAGTTTAATGATAAAACTCGTACCTTTTCCGAGGCGAGAGTCTACCTTCACAGTCCCCCGCACAGTCCGCAAATTTGTTCGCACCACGTCAAGCCCGACTCCCCGCCCCGAAAGGTCGCTGACGCCTTCTGTAGTGCTGAAACCCGGCCAAAACAGAAAATCGTAGAGTTCGGTAATGGAAAATTCTTGAGCTTGCTCCTCCGTGGCGAAACCCTTTGTGACAACTTTACGGCGGATGATTTCCGGGTCAATGCCTTTGCCGTCATCGGCGACAGTAATAATAGTTTGGCCACCTTGGTGGCGGGCTTCTATTTCTATTTGACCGCTGGCCGGCTTGCCGCTTGCTTTCCGAACATCGGGCATTTCGATGCCGTGGTCGAAAGCGTTTCTCACTAAGTGTATTAAGGGGTCGCGCAAAGCGTCGAGCAAACTTTCGTCAATTTTGGTATCTCTTCCCACTAGCAGCAGGTTGACATCTTTATCGTATGTGAGACACATCTCCCGCAGGGCTCTGGGCAAGTGATCGACGGCGCGACTGAAACTCACGACTCGCAACTGCATGACGCGGCTGCGTAGTTGTTCGGTAATGCGGCGCAGTTGGTCGGTACTGCGCTCGAATTTCATGGCTAAGGTGTCTAATTTGGTGGCGGAGTGAGAAATTGCTTGGGCAGTTTCGATGACTTCTGCGGCTGTCGAGTGGAACTCTGTATAACGATCCATCTCTAAGATATCGAAGTGAGCATGGGCAGGAGAGGATTTGCCGTTAGCAATCATTGGGAATTCTGTTTCTGCTGCTGCAAGTTTTCCCAATCCAGAGTTCCCGTTTCCCCCCCTCCACTCTGCAAAGCTCAGTCTGTCGTATTCTTCTCGCAACTGACCGCCGAATTGGCTCAAATCTACGATATTGCGGCGGATGCGCTTGACTTCGCCACGCAGTTCGGATTCTTGAAGTTCTAAATTTGTACGGTTGATGACTAATTCCCCGACTAGATTCACCAATTCAGTTAAGCGTTCTAAGTCTACCCGGATTGTCGGCCTTTGTGGGTTGGGGACTGGGAGAGTCGAGGAGGGGGGGACTGTCGGGGAGGGGGAGGGGGAGATTTCCTGGACTGTCGGGGAGGGGGAGGGGGAGATGCCCGGGGGAGTCGGGGAGTCGGGGAGTCGGGGGGAGTCGGGGGGAGTCGGGGAGGGGGAGGTTTCGGGTTGGGCGATCGCCCTTCCTTCCAATATTTGTTGGCGTGCGGTTTGCAAGTTTTGGGCGATCGCCCAACCCTCGGATTGCAACCGTTGTAGAGTCAAGTCGGGAGAGTCGATCAAAGTGCTGAGGGCTGCGGCGATTTCCCCCAAATCCGGCAATAGCAGCATTCCAGCCAAACCGGAAAGTTGGTAGTAAACCTGGTTGAGGGCGGTGACGCTTTTTGCCAAATCTGCCTCGGAAGCTTGGGAAAGCTCGGTTTCTAGGCGATTGAAGAGTGCCGGCACTTGGTGTTCAAAAATCTGTTTCAGGGTATCCGGGGCGGCAGATTGGCTGACTGCGGGGACTGGGGACTGTTCTGACTTGCCGTACTTGGCCTGGAACTGATCGAAAATTTGGGCGATCGCCTCCAAGTTTTGCGTTTGATCCGGAGTTGTGACACCCGAGTGTTGAACTGATTCGATCGTAATCTTTTTGAGAGCATCCACCCCCTGCAGCAAAACACTCACCGTAGTCGGTTCCAGGGCTGACAAGTCTGTGCGATCGCGCAAAATGACAAAACAGTCCTCCAGCGTATGAGCTGCGACAGACACGTTTTGAAAGCCCAACATAGAACCCGCACCTTTAATCGAGTGAGCCGCCCGAAACATTTCTTTAACTGCTGCTTGTCGCTCTTTCAAACCCGCAGATTCCATCGCCAGTAGGTTCGTCTCCATCGACTGGAGAAACTCTTCGCATTCTGCGGTAAAAGCATCTATTAATTCGTTTAAATCGTCATCATTCATATTAGTTTGTTGTCTGTTGACTGTTAACTGTTGGCAGTTTTTTTATATATGTCCCGTTATTTAACTGTAATTGTTGTCAGGGTGGGTTCACGATTATCTATAAATTCGCATTCAGGATATTTGTCAACCCGCCCCGACAACAACGATAGTTATTAGTGATTCGTATAACAGTCAACAGAGAACAGTTAACTGTCAACTCTCAACAGTCAACTGTCAACTGTCAACTGAACTAACTGCGGAAATTCGCCACCGACTTTTGCAATTGGCCCAGAGAACCAGACAGCTCGTCCAAAGATGCTTTGACATCCGCACCTTTTTGTGCAGTCGTGTTAGCAATCTCGTTGACTTGCTGCATACTGTTAGCAATTCCCTCAGCCGAAACAGTTTGCTTGGCAGATGCGATAGTAATATTCTGCACCAAAGCATTCATTTCTCGACTAACTTCGATGATGGCATTGAGGTGAGTTTTAGCTTCGCTTGCCAGCTTAGTACCTTCCACTACCTCCAGCGTCCCGGATTCCATTGCCTTCATCACGCGGCTGATTTCTTCTTGAATTGTACCGACAATTTCCGAGATTTCCTCAGTAGCGCCGGCGGATCTTTCTGCTAATTTCCGCACTTCTTCGGCTACAACTGCAAAGCCTAAACCTTGTTCGCCGGCTCGCGCCGCCTCAATAGTAGCATTGAGAGCTAATAAATTAGTTTGCGAAGCAAGTTGAGAAATCGAAGTCACAATTTTGCCAATTTGCTGCGAAGATTCGCCCAAACGCTTCATCATTTTTGAGGTAGAGGCGATCGTCAACCGCAGCCCGTTAATGCCTTCGACAGCTCGATCGACCGCCATACCGCCGACTTCAGCCGTTTGAGAAGACTGCTGAGCCACTGTTTCAGCCCGCACCGAAACATCTCGCACGTCGCGGATCGAATTCACAATCCGCTCGATTTCGCGCATGATGGCAGATATTTTTGCTGCTTGAATTTCTGCCTGTTGGGTGAGTTGACTGGTATTGTTAATTGACTCGTCGGTGGCAGATGTTACCTGTTCGGCTAAATTTTGAATTCCCGTTACCACTTTCCGCAGAGAACCGATTAAGAAGTTGAAAGAGTCGGCGACAGCACCTAAAACGTCGTTAGTCACTTCCGCCCTGACTGTCAAGTCGCCTTGAGCCGCGCCTTTAATTTCTCCCAACAATTTAACGACTTGCTGAGTCAGAGAATCAGCTTCAGCTTTACGTTCGGCTGCCAGTTTTCCTAGTCGTTCTTCTGCTTCTTTGCGCTCCGTGATATCAAAGCGAATGGCGATATATTTGACTATTGTGCCGGTGGTATCAAAAATGGGAGAGATCGTCGAATCTACCCAGTAAAACGAGCCATCTTTGCGTCGGTTTTTGACTTCCCCTTTCCACACTAAACCGCGAGAAATTGTCACCCACATTTCTTCAAAAAATGATTTGGGATGGTAGCCGGAATTGACGAGGCGGTGGTTGCGGTGCAGGAGTTCTCCTATGTTGTAACCGGAGATTTCAAGGAATCTGTTGTTGACGTAGGAAATTATGCCTTGGACATCAGTTTCGCTGACGATCGCAGCTTCGTCTAGGGCATTTTGCCGCGTTTTGAGTTCTTGCAGCAAGCGTTCCTGTGTCTCTGCCAACTGCTGCATTCGCTGCTGGGAGGCTCTTTGTTCGGTGACGTTGCGACAAACGACTACGCCGCCTTTAAGCGCCCCCGTTTCGTCTTTGAGCGGCCGGCCGTTAACTTTCACCCACAGACCCTCAGGCTTGCCTGCGTGGCGGGTGAAAAGGTCTACGTCGTCAAAGGATTCTCCTCGAACCGTGCGCGCTAAAGGTATTTCGGCTGGGGGATAGGGAGTTACCGTATCGGGCAAGAATAAACCGTATTTTGCCGACCATTCGTTGGGAAGAGTCTCTGTCGAACCCATGCCAAAGATATCTTCGGCGGCGGGGTTGAACAAAAGAAAATTGTTATTTTCGTCGGCAGCAATTATGCCGTCGCCAATGCTGTTTATTAGCAGTTCCAGGAGATTGCTTTGCTGCCGAAATTGGTCTTCGGAACGGGCTAATTGGGCTGTTGTTTCTTGTAATTGATTAAGTGCCTGTTTGTTTTCAGTAACGTCCCGAGCGACTGCATACATGAGCTTTTGTTCGGTTACAGGTCGCACTTTCCACGACAGCCACCTGTAGGAACCGTCTTTGCAGCGGTAGCGATTTTCATAAGACTTTAATTCGGAGCCGCCGGCTACTTTTTCCGCTTGTTCTAGGGTTGATTCGCGATCGTCTGGATGGACTAAATCGATATAATAGTTGTCTTCGAGTTCAAGCGGCGCGTAGCCGAGAGTTTTTTCCCAAGCGGGATTGATGCGCTTGAATTTGCCTTCAAAATCTATAATACAAACCAAGTCTAGGGAAAGAGTAAAAAATCGATCGCGCTCTAATTCTGCTTTTTTGCGATCGGTAATTTCGATCCCCACAACCCCGATACCGATTGGTTTGCCGTCAGATCCGGGCAAAGGAAAGTATGACGCCAGCCAATCTCGGAGGACGCCCGGTTCGTTGAAGAATGATCCCGACACCTCAACGTTTAACAAGGGTTGGTTGGTGGCGAGAATCTGCTGCAACATCGGCACTTGGGTATCGACCATTTCGGGTATAACTTCCCTCACCGTCTTACCGAAGTGTTCGGCAACTGAGACGCCGGTGGTTGCCGCTAATTTCTCGTTGACTTGCACGAAGCGCAACTGCTCGTCAAAAATACACATTGAGGTGGGGGCGGCTGCGAAAAATGCGTCAAAGCGACTTTGACGCAAAACTAATTCTCGTTCTAGGGCTTTGCGATCGCTGATGTCGCGACCTTCTGGAATTAGCAGCACGACTTTGCCGCTCTCGTCTTTGATGGGTTTGATGGAGAAGTCAACGGTTACTACTGCACCGCCTGCAACTAGCACGTCCACTTCGTAGCGGACTACCTCGCCGGCGGCTGCAGAGACGATCGCTTCTCGTATCTGTTGCTTGGTTTCTGGGGAAATCTGCCACCACAGGGTTTCGGAAAACTGAGCGCCTATTATTTCTTCGCTCAGCAGGCCTGCGGCGGCCAGGGCTGTTTGGTTGGCTTCCAAAACGGTGCCGTCCGGTTTGAGCAGACCTATGAATTGGAACGATTGGTCGAAAATGGCTCGGAATAGTCTTTCGCGATCGCGCAGCATCTCTTCTGCGCGTTTGCGATCGCTGATGTCGCGAGTAACTGTTGCGAACCCGATAGGCTCGCCGGTTTCTGGGTGTTTGACTGTAAATAGGGTGAAGTCAACCGGAAAGTCTTCGCCGGTTTGAAAGTTCCTCAAGCGGAATTCACCCTGCCAAAAACCGTCACGCACAGTAGCCGGCACGATTTCTTCTTTGAAAATCTTAGCATCTTCTACTGAGAAGAAGTCATACATACTTTTGCTTCTGACTTCTTCAATATTGTGTAATCCTACTTGTTTAATTCCAGCGGCATTCAGGTATGTTCCCTGTCCCTCCAGGGTTGCCGTGCCGATAAAATCCGAGCTGCTTTCTACGATCGCAATCAATCTTTGCTTTTCGATTTCGGCTTGCTTGCGCTCCGTGATATCGTTGTTAGTTTCTAAAATTGCTTTGGGTTTTCCCTGTTCGTCTCGCTGCAAATTCCAGCGGCTGAATACGGTGATTTTAGTGTCATAATTGGTGGTGTGAGTTATTTCTCCTTCCCAATAATCCTGCTCTTCTAACTGTGCCCATATAGCTGCTAAAGGCTGGGAAAAAGTGCTGTGTAATAGAATATGGGTGAGTTTCCCCAAGGCTTCTTTTTTTGTCCAGCCGTACATCCGTTCGGCTCCCTGATTCCAATAATTAATCGTGCCGTCCATATCGCGAACGATCAAGGCGTCGCTTGCCAGGTCAAGCATTTGCAAGTTCTGCTGCAAGGCTTCTTCTATGCGCTTGCTTTCTGTAATGTTGCGGGCGATAGTTGACAGAAATTCAATTTCTCCATTCTCGGATTTGTGAGCAATAATTACTTGAGAAACTGGTATTTCTTTGCCGTCTAAAGTTCGCCACATTGCCTCGCCACTCCACGCCCCCTCCCGGCAAGCTGCGGGGATGCCGACGTTGATAAGAGTGTCGATACTTTTGGGCGATGTCAGGTCGGAAATGCTGAATCCGGCTAAATCTGCGTTTTCGCCAACTCTCAACATTTCTCGGGCTGCGCGGTTGAGATAAATGGTGCGCTGTTGGGAGTCGGCGATGCCTACCCAGTCTGTTGTGGTTTCTAAAATTGCTTTGAACCGCAATAGTTCTTCTTCAGATTTGCGGCGCTGTGTGATGTCGCGCGCCAACCCGAGCATTCCTAAAATGTTGCCTTCTGCATCTTTGAGAGGCAATTTCAGGGTGTCAAAGCTGTGTACTTTGCCGTCGGCTAAGGTGGCTAAGTCGTTGGAGTTCGAGGCTAGATGGTTGTCTGCCCGGAAGTTTTGGATTTGGTTCTGGGAATCGGTTTGGGCCTGGAAGCTGCCAAAGATTCGATCGACCGATATGCCGATTTCTGCGTCGTCTTTGCCGATAATTTCTGCTTGAGTTTTGCCGAAGGCGGTGGCGAAACCTGCATTGACTAGGGTATAGCGCGAATTTCGATCTTTGACGAAGATGCAGTCTGGGGTAGCGTCAATCACTGTCCGCAGCAAGTTTTGGGAGCTTTCTACTTCTGCGAGTGTCTGGCGCAGTTGTTCTTCCATTTGCACGCGCTTGGTGATATCTCTCATCGAGGAAACGAGAAATTTCCTGCCGTCGGTATCTACAAAAGTAGATTTTTTGGCGGAGAGAAAGCGGGTGTTTCCTGCTGGATCTTGGATAGTTTTTTGGATTTCGATGCTGGTATTTGTCAAGAAAACTAATTCGTCTTTTTCTCGATATTTCTCTGCTTCCTCTTTGGGCAAAAACTGGTCGTAGCAGTTGCCAATTAGTTCTTCTCTGCTGTGACCTATGTATTGACAAAACGCATCATTTAATTTTATCCAGCGGTGCTGTTGATCTTTGACGTAAAGCGGGTCGGGGATGCTGTTGAGGATGTTGTTTAAGAATTGTTCTGAGGCTTTTAATTGCTCTTGGGCTGCGGTGCGATCGAGAATTTCCTGTTCCAATTGTGTGTTAGTTTGCAGGAGCTGCTCGGTTCTTTCATTCACTCGCTGCTCTAGTTCTGCGCTTAGCTGCTGCAAGGCGGATTCGGCCTGTTTGCGCTTGGTAATCTCCCGGCCTTCGGCGAGGATTTGAAATACTTCTCCTGTTGCATTTAACAGCGGCTTAAACGACAAGTCAATTACTGTTACCTGGTTGTTAGCTCCGGTGATTTCGTATTCTTCCCGGACAAAATTTCCGGCAGAAACTTGTTGAATGTTCGTTTTTAGGCGCTGCTGGTTGGTTGGGGATGATGCCCACCCTGGTGTCAGCCAAAATTTCAGCCCCTGCACTTCGGATGCTGGGAAATCCCCCCATTTTAGGGCTGTCTGATTGGCTTCGATCAGAGTACCGTCTGCCTCCAATAATGCGATCGCTTGAAAAGCTTGGTCGAAGATTGCGTGAAATCGCTGGGTAGTTTCGCTCAGCGCTTGTTCTGTTTCTTTTTTAGCGTTAAGGATGCGGGTGGAACCTACTAAGAAGCCGTAGCGGTTGGACAAACTCAAAAAAGCGATCGCCGCAATTACAGTGATCCAATCGAACACAGTTTGCACCACCGGAGAGTGCGGCAGTCCTAGGTATTCGGCAGCGTGGCCGCTGTGGCCGAAAGCGCAAGTCCAAAATATGCCTGCTGTGACTATGGCGAAGATGTCGAACCCGAATTGACGGTTTCGCCACAGAGCTAAGCTGATTAGCCAGGCGATGGCAAAGTAACAACCAGAAATGATGACATTAGCAGCCCCAGCTACCAGCGATGGCGACAAGTCAGGCAATGTCAGGGTGAAAGTTGTTGCGAGCCAGGTATAGAGAAGTTTGAGCATAAAATTAAGCATGGGCAAATCGGATGCGGGCGATCGTTAGTTAAATTTATAGATGCAAAGCCGTTGCAGACTTATGTGTAGGGTGGATTTTTACCAGCGTTCGGAATTGGCGATCGCTTCTACATCGACAATCATTAGCAAGCGTCCTTCGGAATTGTACAGACCTTTTAAGAATGGAGCTAGGTCGGGACTCACATCTAGTGCTGAGACAATGCGATCGGGATGGAGAGGTAAAACTCCTTCGACGTGGGAGACGGCTAATCCCAGGCGGATTCTCGACAACAATCTCACGTCTCGTGGATCGGGCGCTTCTACAACTAAGATGCGGCTGTTTGGGTGGTAGATGTCAACCGACTCAATACCCACGAACAGTCCGAAGTCTGCTGCTGCTAAGATTTCGCCCCGCAAGTTGGTTAATCCCAGCAAAAATGGCAGGGTGTTGGGAACCAGGGAAATCGGTTGTTCCTTGAGCGAAAGGACTTCCCGCACTGCCTCTAATTCTATGCCGAACAGACTGTCTCCTTGACCGAACAGGAGAAATTGCTTTGTTATACTGGTCTGATTCCCCCCAGCTAGGGGAGCCGTTATTTTCATGGCTTATTTTTAGTTTATACTGTAGCTTACAAATTAGAAGTTTGCTTTGACTCTAAAGTCGATCGCCGATCTAGTTTTTTTGCATCAGTTTTGGTGCGTCAAATGTTTCTGTTAAATAAATCGCCGGTTGGCCACTAAGCAGGTTGCTATCATTAAATATAAAACTTTTCTGGGTTTCAAAAACCCAGTTTTTTTTAAAAAAGGGAGTTTGTCGGTATAATATTTTTTAGAAACCTGCCGATAACTTTATATTCGGATTACGGGGAAAGCAGACGCTGCACTATGTGGACGAGTTGCTGAGGTTCAAAGGGTTTGCTAACGTAAGCGTCGGCGCCTAAATCAGTTCCCCAAGCTTTATCGATCTCGGTGTTTTTATGAGTACAAAATACTATGGGCAATTTAGCAGTTGCGCGATCGCCCCGCAATTCTCTGATCACTTCAAACCCGTTCATTCGTGGCATCACTACATCTAAAACGACGAGAGCCGGATGGGTTTTGCGGATCATGGCGATCGCTTCTTCGCCGTCGCCTGCCCGGATCACATCCAGTCCCGGCATCTTGAAGAATGCGGCAGATGATTTCTAGTTCGCTCTTAACATCGTCCACTACTAAAATTTTTGACATGATTCCACACTTCCTGGCTGTTATTGACAGCGGACTACGTTTATTCAGAAGCTGGCGCGACCGGCGGCGATGAGACTAGACCGCTTTGCGGACAAATTAATGTACTTCTAAATACAATATAGCCGATCGTATGGCTGAAGGTTAGCTGTCCCTGATAAAAACCGATAAAAATTTACTTTGCTAACGGAATCCCTCTGAATAAATTAATCGGCAATTAGTAATTTATCAGTGGTAATTCGCCGTTTGGAAACCAACAGGTCTTAGTAGAAGCATTGATCGCAAGACCAAAGCCGGATTTTGTATGATATTGTTTTAGCTTTATTCCCCCTCACCTAGTTTAGAGCATTGCCTAAACAATGCAGGCTATTTTTTTAATTAGCGCCCTTAACAGCAATTTCAAAGTAGCTATAGCGGTCTTATTAGTGGTATTGAGGGAATTTTTTTTAGTTAAAAACAGCACAATATCGCTTACTAACCGCTATTATTTTATTAATGAGACAGGTCAAAATTGAGGATTGTAACACAGACATTTAAATAATTTTATTGTCTATAATTTATAATTGGGGGGCAAATTCAATGGATCGCGTGGCAGTCCCATATTACCCAGTAGAGGAGTGTTGGGTTCACCCAAACTACTACCAGCAGCCGATCGCCATCCTTGAGCTTGGTTGTGAACCCAGCAGCAAACACTGCTGGAAGATGCGATCAATAGATTTTAGATTTTAGAATTGAAGAAAGCGCTCCCACTGATAAATCCGGGGGCTGGTGATGAGCATTCAGAGCTTTTTCCTCGCTTCACGGATGAATCCGGGGGCCCCGGACGACATTGCTTGATTGTCAAATTAGTCGGTGAGGGAGAGACGGCGATCGGCTATAATAAAGGGCTAGAGGAAAAGAACACTGAAAACCCGAACATATGGTTGCCATCCAAAGAAATCTCAACATTGCCGCGCTAGAAGCAGAATACAGTCAAAAAACACCGCGAGACATTCTCAAATTTGCCCTAGAAAATTTTGACAATATCTCCATTTCTTTCAGCGGGGCTGAAGATGTAGTTCTGATCGATATTGCCTCAAAAATTACCAAAAACTTCCGCGTTTTCACCCTAGACACCGGACGCTTGCACTCAGAAACTTATCAGTTTTTGGATCAAGTCAGAAAACATTACGGCATTAAATTAGAAGTAATGTTTCCCGATGCCGCAGAAGTACAAGCCCTAGTAGATGAAAAGGGATTGTTTAGTTTTTATCAAGACGGTCACAAAGAATGCTGCGGCGTGCGGAAAGTCAAGCCGCTGCGCCGCAAACTGAATACTCTCGATGCTTGGATTACCGGTCAACGCAAAGACCAAAGTCCCAGTACCCGCAACCATATTCCGGTTATTGAAGTTGACACTGCATTCTCCACTCCCGACCATGAATTAATTAAATTCAACCCCTTAGCAAACTGGTCTTCGGCAGAGGTTTGGGAATACATTCGCGCTTTGGATGTGCCTTACAACAAGTTGCACGAACGCGGTTTTGTAAGTATTGGTTGCGAACCTTGTACGAGGCCGGTATTGCCGAACCAACACGAACGCGAAGGCCGCTGGTGGTGGGAAGAAGCGACCGTAAAAGAGTGCGGTTTGCACGCTGGTAACGCGCAAACATAGTAAATCACTTAAGGAGTAAGGTGCGCTAGGCGCACCAAACAAATAGTAGGGTGCGCCTAGCGCACCTTACCCAAGAATAAAAGCACTTCACATAAATCGTAGCCGAAGAATTCGCAATTAAAATAAACACAAATTAAGATGAGCTTGCCCTAGAACTTTGAGAGAATGCTCGACATTCAGAATAAATGCTAGCGGAAGAATTCGCAATTAAAATAAACACAAATTAAGCTGAGCTTGCCCTAAAACTTTGATAGAATGATCAACATTCAGAAAAGTTTTTAAAGTAGGTACTATATGCTCGCCTCTACTAGGGAATTGCTGAACACGGCCTTGAGAAGTGGTTATGCGATCGGCGCTTTTAACGTTTACAACCTCGAAGGAGTAACAGCCGTCATCAATGCCGCAGAAGCCCTGCACAGTCCTGCTATACTGCAACTTCACCCCAGCGCCCTCCTATACGGAAAATCGCCTTTAGTCGGGCTGTGCATCAAAGCGGCCCGCAAATCTTTAGTGCCGATCGCAGTACACTTAGATCACGGCACCTCAGAAAAAGACATTCACATCGGTCTAGCCGCCGGCATTAAATCAATTATGGCAGACGGTTCTCCTTTGCCATACGAACAAAACTTAATATTTAGCCGGGAAATGACTAAATTAGCCCACGCTAACGGTGCGGCAGTTGAAGCAGAAATCGGCAGAATTAGTGGCAGGGAAAACGGTTTGACAATCGATGAGAAAGCTGCAAAAATGACCGATCCAGTGGCAGCAGTAGAGTTTATCAAAGAAACTAAGGTGGATTTTTTAGCCGTAACAATTGGTAACGTTCACGGCAAATATCTCAGTGAACCAAAACTAGATTTTCCTCGTTTGGAAAAAATCCGTGCTGCTGTTTCAGTGCCGTTAGTAA includes:
- a CDS encoding phosphoadenylyl-sulfate reductase encodes the protein MVAIQRNLNIAALEAEYSQKTPRDILKFALENFDNISISFSGAEDVVLIDIASKITKNFRVFTLDTGRLHSETYQFLDQVRKHYGIKLEVMFPDAAEVQALVDEKGLFSFYQDGHKECCGVRKVKPLRRKLNTLDAWITGQRKDQSPSTRNHIPVIEVDTAFSTPDHELIKFNPLANWSSAEVWEYIRALDVPYNKLHERGFVSIGCEPCTRPVLPNQHEREGRWWWEEATVKECGLHAGNAQT
- a CDS encoding class II fructose-bisphosphate aldolase, with amino-acid sequence MLASTRELLNTALRSGYAIGAFNVYNLEGVTAVINAAEALHSPAILQLHPSALLYGKSPLVGLCIKAARKSLVPIAVHLDHGTSEKDIHIGLAAGIKSIMADGSPLPYEQNLIFSREMTKLAHANGAAVEAEIGRISGRENGLTIDEKAAKMTDPVAAVEFIKETKVDFLAVTIGNVHGKYLSEPKLDFPRLEKIRAAVSVPLVMHGASGLPESMIHQCIEFGVSKFNVNTEVREAYMDVLKSSISEAHPDLLEIMEKAIDAMRWVISDKLQLFGSVGKAYLHHSVDTHNLTAKSTSNKQTSRNQSNFDQMLKPVYSEAFSLMLK